From the Leptotrichia sp. oral taxon 221 genome, one window contains:
- the pnp gene encoding polyribonucleotide nucleotidyltransferase, whose product MFDEKTYEFQVGTQTIKLSTGKVARQAGGSVMIQAGGTVLLVTATRSKDVKDGQDFFPLTVDYIEKFYASGKFPGGFIKRESKPSTEEILISRLIDRPIRPLFPEGFLNAVHIVITVMSADGINQPENLATIGVSAALGLSDIPFAGTVAGVTVGYIDGEYILNPTAEQLENGDIHLSVAGTKEAVTMVEAGAREVSEEVMLEAIMFGHEKIKEICAEQDKFLSQFEIEKYEFEKAEVDAEIKEYLDSYEKELEEAIMTPGKLEKYEAIDNLEIKLYEDFLNKLESEEKEISETLEKEFKNYYHDLEKKIVREAILYKKYRPDGRETKEIRPIDVEIDTLPIPHGSALFTRGETQALVVATLGSKADEQIVDGMESETRKKFFLHYNFPPYSVGEAGFMRAPGRRELGHGNLAERALKYVMPSEEEFPYTVRLVSEITESNGSSSQASICGGSLALMAAGVPIKSTVAGIAMGLVKEGDTFTVLTDIQGLEDHLGDMDFKVAGTKDGITAIQMDIKIEGINREIMEIALKQAFEGRMFIMEKMEAVISEPRKEVSENAPKIELMKIDPSKIAGLIGPGGKTIKAIIEETGVSIDIEDDGNVSIFGKDSEGMKKALELVKAQTQSVELNAVYDGKVTKITKFGAFVEVLPGKEGLLHISEISDKRVAKVEDVLKEGQIVKVKVITLEDENKFNLSMKALISKENKEEK is encoded by the coding sequence ATGTTTGATGAAAAAACATACGAGTTTCAAGTCGGAACTCAAACTATAAAATTAAGTACAGGGAAAGTTGCTAGACAAGCTGGTGGATCAGTGATGATTCAAGCTGGTGGAACGGTGTTGTTAGTGACTGCAACTAGAAGTAAAGATGTTAAAGATGGGCAAGATTTTTTCCCATTAACAGTAGACTATATTGAAAAATTTTATGCATCAGGGAAATTTCCTGGAGGATTTATAAAAAGAGAATCAAAGCCTTCAACTGAAGAGATTTTGATTTCAAGATTAATTGACAGACCAATAAGACCTTTATTTCCAGAAGGATTTTTAAATGCAGTTCATATTGTAATAACTGTAATGTCAGCTGATGGAATTAATCAACCTGAAAATTTAGCTACAATAGGAGTTTCGGCAGCATTGGGATTATCAGATATTCCATTTGCAGGAACTGTAGCTGGTGTAACTGTTGGATATATTGATGGAGAATACATTTTAAATCCAACTGCTGAACAATTGGAAAATGGAGATATTCATTTGTCGGTTGCAGGAACTAAGGAAGCTGTAACAATGGTTGAAGCTGGAGCGAGAGAAGTTTCTGAAGAAGTTATGTTGGAAGCAATTATGTTTGGGCATGAAAAAATTAAGGAAATTTGTGCTGAACAAGATAAATTTTTATCACAATTTGAAATTGAAAAATATGAGTTTGAAAAAGCTGAAGTAGATGCTGAAATTAAAGAATATTTGGATTCGTATGAAAAAGAATTAGAAGAAGCGATTATGACACCAGGTAAATTGGAAAAATATGAAGCTATTGATAATTTAGAAATTAAATTGTATGAAGATTTCTTGAATAAATTAGAAAGTGAAGAAAAAGAAATTTCTGAAACTTTAGAAAAAGAATTTAAGAATTATTATCATGATTTAGAGAAAAAAATAGTGAGAGAAGCTATTTTGTACAAAAAATATAGACCAGATGGAAGAGAAACTAAAGAAATTAGACCGATTGACGTAGAAATTGATACATTGCCAATTCCTCATGGATCAGCATTGTTTACAAGAGGAGAAACACAAGCTCTAGTAGTTGCTACACTTGGAAGTAAAGCGGATGAACAAATTGTAGATGGAATGGAATCAGAAACTAGAAAAAAATTCTTCTTGCATTATAATTTTCCACCATATTCAGTAGGAGAAGCTGGGTTTATGAGAGCACCTGGAAGAAGAGAATTAGGACATGGAAACCTAGCAGAAAGAGCGTTAAAATATGTTATGCCGTCTGAAGAAGAATTTCCGTATACAGTAAGATTAGTTTCAGAAATTACTGAGTCAAATGGTTCATCTTCACAAGCTAGTATTTGTGGTGGTTCACTTGCATTAATGGCTGCTGGAGTACCTATAAAATCAACTGTTGCTGGAATTGCGATGGGACTTGTAAAAGAGGGAGATACTTTCACAGTGTTGACTGATATTCAAGGATTAGAAGACCATTTGGGAGATATGGATTTTAAAGTAGCTGGGACTAAAGATGGAATTACGGCTATTCAAATGGATATAAAAATTGAGGGAATTAATAGAGAAATAATGGAAATTGCCTTAAAACAAGCGTTTGAAGGTAGAATGTTTATTATGGAAAAAATGGAAGCAGTAATTAGTGAACCAAGAAAAGAAGTTTCTGAAAATGCACCAAAAATTGAATTAATGAAAATAGATCCATCGAAAATAGCTGGATTAATTGGGCCTGGAGGTAAAACAATTAAAGCTATAATTGAGGAAACAGGAGTTTCAATCGATATTGAAGATGATGGAAATGTATCTATTTTTGGTAAAGATTCTGAAGGAATGAAAAAAGCGCTTGAATTGGTAAAAGCTCAAACACAATCAGTAGAATTAAATGCAGTATATGATGGAAAAGTTACAAAAATTACTAAATTTGGAGCTTTTGTTGAAGTATTACCTGGGAAAGAAGGATTGTTACATATTTCAGAAATTAGTGATAAGAGAGTGGCTAAAGTTGAAGATGTATTAAAAGAAGGTCAAATTGTAAAAGTAAAAGTTATTACTTTAGAAGATGAAAATAAATTTAATTTAAGTATGAAAGCATTAATTTCAAAAGAAAATAAAGAAGAAAAATAA